From the Lolium rigidum isolate FL_2022 chromosome 2, APGP_CSIRO_Lrig_0.1, whole genome shotgun sequence genome, one window contains:
- the LOC124687221 gene encoding uncharacterized protein LOC124687221 produces MAGPGDKPSGSTVGQEAPPPRPAAPGSGIAKRLPRLAFMILLAVLFRQLQAPPPKICGTPGGPPVTGTRIRLKDGRHLAYHESGVPKEEAKHRIIFVHGFDSCRYDALQVSPELAQELGVYILSFDRPGYGESDPHPERTEKSTALDIEELADALELGPRFYLTGFSMGGEIMWSCLKHIPHRLSGVSILGPVGNYWWSGFPSNVSWAAWYKQIPQDQWAVRVAHHAPWLTYWWNTQKFFPASSVITFNPAILSREDMAIVPKLAYRSYAGQARQQGEHESLHRDMIVGFGKWAWSPLELEDPFPAGDAEVHLWHGAEDLIVPVGLSRYIAKTLPWVRYHELPTAGHLFPIADGMGDVIVRTMVLGHN; encoded by the exons ATGGCTGGACCGGGCGACAAGCCGTCTGGCTCCACCGTCGGCCAGGAAGCCCCGCCGCCTCGACCCGCTGCCCCCGGCTCCG GTATCGCCAAGAGGCTTCCCCGCCTTGCATTTATGATCTTGCTGGCGGTGCTGTTTCGTCAGCTTCAGGCGCCGCCTCCCAAAATCTGCGGAACGCCCGGCGGCCCTCCGGTGACCGGGACAAGGATCAGGCTCAAGGACGGGAGACACTTGGCCTACCATGAGTCCGGTGTCCCCAAGGAAGAGGccaagcataggatcatcttcgtCCATGGATTCGACTCCTGCAGATACGATGCGCTGCAAGTATCACCC GAGCTTGCGCAAGAGCTCGGGGTCTACATCTTGTCCTTCGATCGGCCTGGGTACGGCGAGAGCGACCCGCACCCTGAGAGGACCGAGAAGAGCACCGCCCTGGACATCGAAGAGCTAGCAGACGCCCTTGAGCTTGGCCCCAGGTTCTACCTCACCGGGTTCTCCATGGGCGGCGAGATCATGTGGAGCTGCCTCAAGCACATCCCTCACAGGCTCTCCGGGGTGTCGATCCTCGGCCCCGTGGGCAACTACTGGTGGTCAGGGTTCCCGTCGAACGTGTCGTGGGCTGCGTGGTACAAGCAGATCCCGCAGGACCAGTGGGCCGTCCGCGTCGCGCACCACGCCCCCTGGCTCACCTACTGGTGGAACACCCAGAAGTTCTTCCCGGCATCCAGTGTCATCACCTTCAATCCCGCCATCCTCTCCCGGGAAGACATGGCCATCGTCCCCAAGCTCGCCTACCGAAGCTACGCG GGCCAGGCGAGGCAACAGGGAGAGCACGAGAGCCTGCACCGGGACATGATCGTCGGGTTCGGCAAGTGGGCGTGGAGCCCGCTGGAGCTAGAAGACCCGTTCCCGGCCGGCGACGCGGAGGTGCACCTGTGGCACGGCGCCGAGGACCTCATCGTGCCCGTCGGCCTCTCCCGCTACATCGCCAAGACGCTGCCGTGGGTCCGCTACCACGAGCTGCCAACGGCCGGGCACCTCTTCCCCATCGCCGACGGCATGGGCGATGTCATCGTCAGGACGATGGTGCTAGGACACAACTGA